Proteins encoded together in one Bos indicus isolate NIAB-ARS_2022 breed Sahiwal x Tharparkar chromosome 3, NIAB-ARS_B.indTharparkar_mat_pri_1.0, whole genome shotgun sequence window:
- the CLCA1 gene encoding calcium-activated chloride channel regulator 1, whose protein sequence is MGSFKNSVFILVLHLLEGALSDSLIQLNNNGYEGIVIAIDPNVPEDETLIQHIKDMVTDASPYLFEATEKRFYFKNVAILIPENWKTKPEYVKPKLETYKNADVLVAEPNPTGNDGPYTEQMGGCGEKGDRIYLTPDFLAGKKSRQYGPQGRAFVHEWAHLRWGVFNEYNNDQKFYLSNKRRKPVVCSEGFTGETVIQKCQGGSCVTQPCKLDRKTGLYEEGCEFIPHKDQREKASIMYSQSIDTVVEFCTEKNHNREAPNEQNKKCNHRSTWEVIQDSEDFKTTTPMTTQPPSPTFSLLQIGQRIVCLVLDKSGSMTIGNRLKRLNQAGKLFLLQTVEQGSWVGMVTFDSAAYVQSELVQINSATERDTLTKSLPTTASGGTSICSGLRSAFTVIKKKYPTDGAEIILLTDGEDNTISACFDEVKQSGAIIHTVALGPSAAQELEQMSKMTGGLQTYASDQVQNNGLVDAFAALSSGNKAVSQRSIQLESRGLTLQNSQWMNGTVTVDSTVGKDTLFLITWTTDLPQILLWDPSGNKQDGFIVDKNTRMAYLQIPDIAKIGVWKYSLQASSQTLTLTVTSRASSATLPPVTVTSKMNKDTGKFPSPMVVYVKIHQGTKPILRSKVTALIESVDGKTVTLELLDNGAGADATKDDGIYSRYFTAYDTNGRYSVKVWALGGVNTASQNASPQRNGAMYIPGWIENGEVKWNPPRPEINKDQGKQVCFSRTSSGGSFVATDVPKAPIPDLFPPCKITDLKAKIEGDNLINLTWTAPGDDYDHGRADKYIIRISTNILELRDKFNESLQVNTTDLIPNEANSEEVFVFKPETITFTNGTDLFIAIQAVDEVSLKSEISNIAQVSLFIPPEIPPEKPSPSLPCPDISINSTIPGIHILKIMWKWLGELQISLG, encoded by the exons ATGGGGTCATTTAAGAATTCTGTTTTCATCTTGGTCCTTCACCTTCTGGAAGGGGCCCTGAGTGATTCACTCATTCAGCTGAATAATAATGGCTATGAAGGCATTGTCATTGCAATTGACCCTAATGTACCAGAAGATGAAACACTCATCCAACATATAAAG GATATGGTGACCGATGCATCTCCATATTTGTTTGAGGCTACAGAAAAAAGATTCTATTTCAAAAATGTTGCCATTTTGATTCCtgaaaattggaaaacaaaacctGAATATGTGAAACCCAAACTTGAGACCTACAAAAAT gcTGATGTTCTGGTTGCTGAACCTAATCCAACAGGTAACGATGGACCTTATACTGAGCAGAtgggaggctgtggagaaaagggtgaTAGAATTTATCTCACTCCTGACTTCCTAGCTGGAAAAAAATCACGTCAATATGGACCACAAG GAAGGGCATTTGTCCATGAATGGGCTCATCTACGATGGGGAGTatttaatgaatataataatGACCAGAAATTCTACCTAtccaacaaaagaagaaaaccagtagt ATGTTCAGAAGGTTTTACTGGTGAAACTGTAATACAGAAGTGTCAAGGAGGAAGCTGTGTCACTCAACCATGCAAACTTGACAGAAAAACAGGACTGTATGAAGAAGGATGTGAATTCATACCTCATAAGGATCAGAGGGAGAAGGCTTCCATAATGTATTCACAAAGTATTGATACT GTGGTTGAATTCTGTACAGAAAAAAACCACAATAGAGAAGCCCCAAACgagcaaaacaaaaaatgcaaTCACCGGAGCACGTGGGAAGTGATCCAAGATTCAGAGGATTTTAAGACAACAACTCCTATGACAACACAGCCACCCAGTCCCACCTTCTCATTGCTGCAGATCGGACAAAGAATTGTGTGTTTAGTCCTTGATAAGTCTGGAAGCATGACA ATTGGTAACCGCCTTAAGCGACTGAATCAAGCAGGCAAACTCTTCCTTCTGCAGACGGTTGAGCAAGGGTCCTGGGTCGGGATGGTGACGTTTGACAGTGCTGCCTATGTACAAAGTGAACTTGTACAGATAAACAGTGCCACTGAAAGAGACACGCTTACCAAAAGCTTACCCACAACAGCCTCAGGAGGAACATCCATCTGCTCTGGGCTTCGATCAGCATTCACT GTGATTAAGAAGAAATATCCAACAGATGGAGCTGAAATCATCTTACTGACCGATGGGGAGGACAACACTATAAGTGCATGCTTTGACGAGGTGAAGCAAAGCGGAGCCATCATCCACACAGTCGCCCTGGGGCCATCTGCAGCACAGGAACTAGAGCAGATGTCAAAAATGACAG GAGGTTTGCAGACATATGCTTCAGATCAGGTTCAGAACAATGGTCTCGTGGATGCTTTCGCGGCCCTTTCATCAGGAAACAAAGCTGTCTCCCAGCGCTCCATTCAG CTTGAGAGTAGGGGATTAACCCTCCAGAACAGTCAGTGGATGAATGGCACAGTGACTGTGGACAGCACTGTGGGGAAAGACACTTTGTTTCTCATCACCTGGACAACTGATCTTCCCCAAATCCTTCTCTGGGATCCCAGTGGAAACAAACAAGATGGCTTCATAGTGGATAAAAACACCAGAATGGCCTACCTCCAAATCCCAGACATTGCCAAG atTGGTGTTTGGAAATACAGCCTACAAGCAAGCTCCCAAACCCTAACTTTGACTGTCACCTCCCGTGCCTCAAGTGCTACTTTGCCTCCAGTTACAGTGACCTCTAAAATGAACAAAGACACAGGCAAATTCCCTAGCCCTATGGTAGTTTATGTAAAGATTCACCAAGGAACCAAGCCAATTCTCAGGTCCAAGGTCACAGCACTAATAGAATCAGTGGATGGGAAAACAGTTACCTTGGAATTATTGGACAATGGAGCAG GTGCTGATGCTACTAAGGATGATGGTATCTATTCAAGGTACTTTACAGCTTATGATACAAATGGTAGATACAGTGTAAAAGTGTGGGCTCTGGGAGGAGTCAACACAGCCTCTCAGAATGCATCACCCCAGCGAAATGGAGCCATGTACATACCTGGCTGGATTGAGAATG GTGAAGTAAAATGGAATCCACCAAGACCTGAAATTAACAAGGATCAAGGCAAGCAAGTATGTTTCAGCAGAACATCCTCGGGAGGTTCATTTGTGGCCACTGATGTTCCAAAGGCCCCCATACCTGATCTCTTTCCACCATGTAAAATCACTGACCTGAAGGCAAAAATCGAAGGGGACAATCTCATTAATCTGACTTGGACGGCTCCCGGGGATGATTATGATCATGGAAGAG cTGACAAGTACATCATTAGAATAAGCACAAATATTCTTGAGCTCAGAGACAAGTTCAATGAATCGCTTCAAGTGAACACTACTGATCTCATCCCAAATGAGGCCAACTCAGAGGAAGTCTTTGTGTTTAAACCAGAAACCATCACTTTTACAAATGGCACGGATCTCTTCATTGCTATACAGGCTGTTGATGAGGTCAGCCTGAAGTCAGAAATCTCCAACATTGCACAAGTATCTTTGTTTATTCCGCCAGAGATTCCTCCAGAGAAACCAAGTCCTTCTCTTCCTTGTCCTGATATTAGTATCAACAGCACCATTCCTggtattcacattttaaaaattatgtggaAGTGGCTAGGAGAATTACAAATTTCCTTGGGTTGA